ATACACCAGCCCTACCCGGCCCCTTTTGGATCTTCCTCGGCCTCGCCGATGATGGTCTGCGACTTCATCTCCAGCGCGCCTTCGGTGGCGCTGCGCTGCAAGCGATAGCTGCCGTCGGCGCTGGCCTCGGCGGACAGCCCGCTGCCGGACAGCAGGACGGCGAACCCGGCTTCCACCGAATAGTCGCCGTCCAGCCCCGAGCTGCGCAGTTCGCGGGTCAGCGACGGGTCGAATGACAGCAGCACCCCGGCCTGGCGGGCATAGGCGTTGAGTGCGTCCTCCAGGGCGCCGTGCGGCACACTGAAGTGCTGTGCCGCCAGTGCGGCGAGCAGCGCTTGGCCCGGTAACAGCGACACTCCGGCGATCAGACCGAAGGCGGCGATGTGCAACGCGCGAGTCAGGGGGCGAAAGCGCGCGGGAGATACGGCGAGCATGGCGTTTCCTTGGTTCGGATGAGCGGGATTGCACAGAGGCCGAACGACGAAGGAAAACCTGCAGGGCGATCGGAAACTTATTGCGAGCAGTGCCCTCGCACCTGCTCCATTGCCCTCTCCAGCCCGTCGAAGACACGCGGCGAAAGGCATTGGGCGACATTGAAGCGCAGGAAACCGGTGGCGCTCTGGCTGAGGCTGAAGACGTTGCCCGGCGCCAGCACCAGGTTGTCCGCCAGCGCCGCGCGGGACACTTGGGCGGCATCCAGGTCGCCCGGCAGGCGGGCCCAGACGAAGATGCCACCGCGTGGCTCCAGCCACGGCTGGATATCCAGCCGGCGCAGGCGCCCCAGGGTTTCGCCCATCGCGTCGGCCAGGCGGGCGCGCAGGCTGTCGAGATGGCGCCGGTAGCTACCCTTGCGCAACAGCTCGAAGAGCAGCTCGGCGCTGAACGGGCTGTTGCCGAAGCTGGTGGCCAGTTTCAGGTCCACCAGGCGTTCGCACCATTCGGGCTTGGTGGCGATGTAGCCACAACGGACCGAAGCGGACAGCGTCTTGGAGAAACTGCCGACCTGAATCACCCGCTCCAGCCCATCGAAGGCCGACAGGCGCGGCGAACTCTCGTGCTCGAAGTCGGCGAAGATGTCGTCCTCGACGATCAGCAGGTCATGGGCCTCGGCGAGCTTGAGCAGACGATGGGCGACCAGCGGCGAGAGCACTGCGCCGGTCGGGTTGTGGAAGGCTGAGTTGGTGATGTACAGGCGTGGCCGATGCTGCTCCAGCAGCGCCGCCATGACGGCCACGTCGGGGCCGCTGGGCGTATGGGGAACCCCCACCACCTGTACCCGATGGGCGCGCAGCAGCGCCTGGAAATTGAAATAGCCGGGATCATCCACCAGCACGCAGTCACCCGGTTCCAGAAGGAAGCGGCAGACCAGATCGATAGCCTGGGTGCCGCTGTCGGTGAGCACCACCTGCTGAGGTCCGACCGGCACGCCGTAATCCGCAAGGCGTCGCGCCAGTTGCTCGCGCAGGCCCGCGTGACCGTATGGGCGGCCGTACTCCAGCAGGCTCGACTGTGGCGCACGGGCGATCTGCCGCAGCGCACGGCGCAGCTCATCGTCCGGCAGCCACGACGGCGGCAGCCAGCCACAACCAGGCTTGAGCGAGGTATCGGCGGCCTCCAGCGATTGCCGGGATATCCACAGTGGATCGATGCTGCGGTCCAGCGCCGGGCCGATTTCCGCCAGCGACAACGGCGGCGCATGGCCGCTGACATAGAAGCCCGAGCCACGCCGGGAGGCGATGATGCCGTCGGCGGCGAGCCGGTCATAGGCTTCCACCACCGTCGTCTTGGACACCCCCAACTGTTCCGACAACCGGCGTATCGACGGCAAGCGCTCGCCGGGAATCAATGCCCGCGCCGCCAGGCGCTCCTGTACATGGCGGGTGACATCGTCGACTCGCGTACTCTTCGGCCTGGCCATGCACCCTCGACTGTACCGGGATAATTTACGGACAGTTTGCGCAAATTGTACCTTTCTGTCACTGGTCCATCGTCGCCCCGGAGATCATCCTCACGGCTCGATACTTGTGAGATGAATCCTCATGAACGGCAACACAGCCATGAACGGTAACCTGGGCGGCTGGCTCAGTGGTTTTCTCGGTGTCCTCATATTCAGCGGCTCATTGCCGGCAACCAGAGTGGCGGTGGCCGACTTCGACCCCACCTTCCTCACCCTCGCCCGCGCCAGCATCGCGGGCCTGCTGGCGGCGGCGATCCTCGTCGTGCTGCGGCAACGGCTGCCGGCACGCAAGGACCTGATGCCGCTGCTGGTGGTCGCAGGCGGCGTGGTGGTCGGCTTCCCCCTGCTCACTGCCCTGGCCCTGCAGCACGTCAGCTCCGCGCATGCCATCGTCTTCGTCGGCCTGTTGCCGCTGGCCACCGCGCTGTTCGGCGTAGTGCGCGCAGGCGAGAAACCACGCCCGGCCTTCTGGATCTGCTCGCTGCTGGGCAGTTCGGTGGTGGCCGGCTTCGCACTGTCGCAGAGCGGCGCGGGCAATTTCGCCGGCGACCTGCTGATGCTCGCCGCCGTGGCGGTCTGCGGCCTGGGCTACGCCGAGGGCGGTCGCATCGCCCGTCACCTGGGCAGTTGGCAAGTGATCTGCTGGGTACTGGTGCTGTCCCTCCCGCTGATGCTGCCGCTGGCGTGGTACACGCAACCGGCGACGTTCACCGGCGCCAGTTGGCCAGCCTGGTTGAGCCTGGGCTACGTGTCACTGTTCAGCATGCTGATCGGCTTCTTCTTCTGGTACCACGGGCTGGCCACAGGCGGTATCGCCGCGGTTGGCCAGTTGCAACTGCTGCAGCCGTTCTTCGGCCTGGCGCTGGCCGGCCTGTTGCTGCACGAGCAGGTCAGCCCGCTGATGGCCGGCGCTACCATCGCGGTGGTGCTGTGCGTCGCCGGAGCCAGGCGCTTCGCCCGCTGAACGCCGGTTTCCCTGAGCCCGCCCGCCCAACTGCCGGAAGGCAACTGGTCGTGGGCGGACTCGTACGCGTCCCGCCCGAGAATTTTCGCGGTATCATCGGGCGTTTGCGTACTCGGCTGGATCGCCGGAAGGAAACTCGGATGAAGCCACCCGCCGAATCCCCACTGCCCGCCACGGAGCGCGACGAGCTTGCGCCACGGCCACGCCTGACCCTGGGCAGCCACGTGCACAGCGGCTTCGACCTGCGCAGCGGGCGAATGCAGAACATCTCCCGGCACCGCGCCGCGCTGGCGTTCCTGTATGGCGACATGCCGGTATCCGGTAGCGTGACGCCACGCTCGGGCCGCGAGATACGGGTGTTCCGCGATGACCGCATCGTCCGCGTCAGTCGCCAGTTGGAGCAGGAGAACGCCTGGCGCCTCGAACTGCGCGAACTGGGCTTCAAACCGGCGATGCGCCGCAGCGATGCGCTGGAGGACGGCGCCGGAGAGATGTTCGAGCTGCCCGACGACGCCACCTGGCAGAGCTTCATGCGCGAAGGGCTGCCGCGACTGCGCGAGCAGGGCTGGGAAATAGATATCCGTCCCGAGTTCGTCTTCGACCTTACGCCGGTGGAGAACTGGTACGCCGAGATCGAAGAAGCCGAGGATCGCCAGTGGTTCGACCTGGAACTGGGCATCGAGGTCGATGGCCGGCGCATCAGCCTGCTGCCGGCGCTGATCGAGCTGATCCGGCGCACCCCGGCGCTGCTCGACCCGATAGCCCTCGCCCGCCATGCCGACAATGAACAACTGGTACTGCGCCTGGATGCCGGGCGCAACCCGGTCCACACCTGGCAGACCGCTTCCGACCGCCCACTGCGGGTTTCCCTGCCGTTCGGCAAGCTCAAGCCGCTGCTCGGCACGCTGTCGGAGTTCTACCTGGGCGAACAACCGCCGGTGCGCCGCCTGCGCATGGGCGCCCCGGACGCAGCGCGGCTGTTCGAGCTGGAGGACCTGCCGCTGACCTGGCAGGGCGGCGAGCAATTGCGCGAAATCGCCCACCGCCTGCGCGACTACCGCGCCCGCCCGTCAGACATTCCCAGCGGCCTGAACGCCGAACTGCGCGCCTACCAGCATGAGGGCCTGAGCTGGATGCAGACGCTGCGCGAAGTCGGTGCCAGCGGCATCCTCGCGGACGACATGGGGCTGGGCAAGACGTTGCAGTCCCTCGCCCATATCCTGCTGGAAAAGCAGGCTGGCCGGCTGACCACGCCAGCCCTGGTGATCATGCCAACCAGCCTGATCCCCAACTGGCTAGACGAAGCCGAGCGCTTCACTCCCGAGCTGCGCGTGCTGGCCCTGCACGGCGCCAGCCGGCGAAAGGCATTCGCGAAGATCGCCGAGCATGATCTGATCCTCACGACCTACGCCCTGCTGCCGCGCGACGCAGAGAAGCTCGCCCAGCATGAGTATCACCTGTTGATCCTCGACGAGGCGCAGAACATCAAGAATGCCGGCACCAAGGCGGCCCAGGCTGCGCGCCACCTGCGCGCGCGCAACCGCCTGTGCCTGACCGGCACGCCGCTGGAAAACCACCTGGGCGAGCTGTGGTCGCTGTTCCACTTCCTGCTGCCGGGCTGGCTGGGCGATGCGCGCCAGTTCTCCATCGACTACCGCACCCCCATCGAGCGCCACGGCGACCAGGCCCGGCTGGCCCACCTGGCCGCGCGCATCCGCCCATTCCTGCTGCGCCGTACCAAGGAACAGGTGGCTTCGGAGCTGCCGCCCAAGAGCGAGTTCATCCAGCACATCGAACTCAGCGAGGCCCAGCGAGACCTCTACGAAACCGTGCGCCTGGCACTGGACCGCAAGGTGCGCGACGAGATCGCCCGGCGCGGCCTGGCGCGCAGCCGCATCATCATCCTCGAAGCGCTGCTCAAGCTGCGCCAGGTCTGCTGCGATATCCGCCTGGTGAACAAGGAAGCACCGCCCCCCACCGGCAAGTCGGCGCGCGCGGTGACTTCCGGCAAGCTGGTGTACCTGCTGGACATGCTCGAAGAACTGCTCGCCGAAGGCCGCCGCGTACTGGTGTTTTCGCAGTTCACCTCGATGCTCGCGCTGATCGGCGAAGCGCTGGCCGAACGCAACCTCGAATATGCGCTGCTGACCGGCGATACCCGCGACCGCCGCGCGCCGGTGAAGAACTTCCAGGAAGGCCACGTGCCGCTGTTCCTGATCAGCCTGAAGGCCGGTGGCGTGGGGCTGAACCTGACCGCCGCCGACACCGTGATCCACTACGACCCCTGGTGGAACCCCGCTGCGGAAAACCAGGCCAGCGACCGCGCTTACCGCATTGGTCAGGACAAGCCGGTGTTCGTCTACAAGCTGATCGCACGGGGTACGGTGGAAGAAAAGATCCAGTTGCTGCAGCGCGACAAGGCGGCGCTGGCCGCCGGCATCCTCGAAGGCTCGACCGGCGACTGGCAACTGGACGACGCGGATATCGACGCGCTGTTCGCACCGTTGCCCAAGGCCGTCTGAATCGCCGCGCCCCTGTAGGAGCGAGCGTGCTCGCGAACCCGCCCGGCGATGGTATTTCCCTGGAGCGCACCCTGCGCGCGGTCGCGGGCATGGCCTGCTCTTACAGAACATCCCGTCAGAGGTACCGCTTTTGCAGGAGCAACTGTCTTTCTCTGAAAGTCCGTGCCTGTATTTCCCTCTCCCTAACCCTCTCCCTGAAGGGAGAGGGGACCGTATGGTGCAGGATGAAACCTCAGCGTCAGCCGGCACGGAGAGCTCCCTCTCCCTTCGGAGCGGGGCGCGCAGCCAGGGCGGAGGGATAGGGCACGCCCCGGCGCGATGTTTCAGGTAGGAGCGAACTCTGTCCGCGAAATCCCACCCGCCCATCCGCTCAATCCGGCGCCCTCTCGCCCGCTTACACAAAAGAACCTTCCTACATCACCAGTGGAAATCCACTACATCGCCCAGCACGCGCCTATAGGAACCTACACCTGCGCCGACACAATGAGCCGGACCCGGCAGAGGCAGACGCCCCGGGCAAACCAGGACTCCCGTCGGCGCCCATGATTTCCCCTGTAGCCCTGGCCAGCCTTCCTTCCGCGCCGGGGCTTTTTTCTCAGCGCATCCCCCAACCGTGGCTGACCAGGATCGATTGCCCGGTGAGAGCCGCCGACGGGAAGCTGGCGAGGAACAGCACGGTCTGCGCCACGTCCTCGACCGTGGTGAACTCGCCGTCGACCGTACCGCCGAGCATGACTTTCTTCACGACGTCTTCCTCGCTGATACCCAGCTCCCTGGCCTGTTCGGGAATCTGCTTCTCCACCAGCGGCGTGCGCACGAAGCCCGGGCAGACGACGTGGGAACGCACGCCATGCGGCCCGCCCTCCTTCGCCAGCGTGCGCGCAAGACCGAGCAGCCCGTGCTTGGCGGTGACATATGCAGACTTAAGTGGCGATGCCTCGTGGGAGTGCACCGAGCCCATGTAGATCACCACACCGCCGCGCTTCGCCGGGTACATGTGGCGCAGCGCGGCGCGTGTGGTGAGGAACGCGCCGTCGAGGTGGATGGCGAGCATCTTCTTCCAGTCGGAGAAGGCAAAGTCATGCAGCGGGTTGACGATCTGGATGCCGGCGTTGGAGACCAGGATGTCTATGCCACCGAAGGTGTCGGCCACCCGGTCGATACCACCGTCCACCGCCTGCTCGTCACTGACGTCCA
The Pseudomonas triclosanedens DNA segment above includes these coding regions:
- a CDS encoding 3-hydroxybutyrate dehydrogenase produces the protein MSQLDGKVAVVTGAASGIGRQIAMTLAQAGAAVAIADLQQDAAQRVVDEIQGAGGKALAVAMDVSDEQAVDGGIDRVADTFGGIDILVSNAGIQIVNPLHDFAFSDWKKMLAIHLDGAFLTTRAALRHMYPAKRGGVVIYMGSVHSHEASPLKSAYVTAKHGLLGLARTLAKEGGPHGVRSHVVCPGFVRTPLVEKQIPEQARELGISEEDVVKKVMLGGTVDGEFTTVEDVAQTVLFLASFPSAALTGQSILVSHGWGMR
- a CDS encoding aminotransferase-like domain-containing protein; the protein is MARPKSTRVDDVTRHVQERLAARALIPGERLPSIRRLSEQLGVSKTTVVEAYDRLAADGIIASRRGSGFYVSGHAPPLSLAEIGPALDRSIDPLWISRQSLEAADTSLKPGCGWLPPSWLPDDELRRALRQIARAPQSSLLEYGRPYGHAGLREQLARRLADYGVPVGPQQVVLTDSGTQAIDLVCRFLLEPGDCVLVDDPGYFNFQALLRAHRVQVVGVPHTPSGPDVAVMAALLEQHRPRLYITNSAFHNPTGAVLSPLVAHRLLKLAEAHDLLIVEDDIFADFEHESSPRLSAFDGLERVIQVGSFSKTLSASVRCGYIATKPEWCERLVDLKLATSFGNSPFSAELLFELLRKGSYRRHLDSLRARLADAMGETLGRLRRLDIQPWLEPRGGIFVWARLPGDLDAAQVSRAALADNLVLAPGNVFSLSQSATGFLRFNVAQCLSPRVFDGLERAMEQVRGHCSQ
- a CDS encoding STN domain-containing protein, translated to MLAVSPARFRPLTRALHIAAFGLIAGVSLLPGQALLAALAAQHFSVPHGALEDALNAYARQAGVLLSFDPSLTRELRSSGLDGDYSVEAGFAVLLSGSGLSAEASADGSYRLQRSATEGALEMKSQTIIGEAEEDPKGAG
- a CDS encoding DMT family transporter encodes the protein MNGNLGGWLSGFLGVLIFSGSLPATRVAVADFDPTFLTLARASIAGLLAAAILVVLRQRLPARKDLMPLLVVAGGVVVGFPLLTALALQHVSSAHAIVFVGLLPLATALFGVVRAGEKPRPAFWICSLLGSSVVAGFALSQSGAGNFAGDLLMLAAVAVCGLGYAEGGRIARHLGSWQVICWVLVLSLPLMLPLAWYTQPATFTGASWPAWLSLGYVSLFSMLIGFFFWYHGLATGGIAAVGQLQLLQPFFGLALAGLLLHEQVSPLMAGATIAVVLCVAGARRFAR
- a CDS encoding DEAD/DEAH box helicase, which codes for MFELPDDATWQSFMREGLPRLREQGWEIDIRPEFVFDLTPVENWYAEIEEAEDRQWFDLELGIEVDGRRISLLPALIELIRRTPALLDPIALARHADNEQLVLRLDAGRNPVHTWQTASDRPLRVSLPFGKLKPLLGTLSEFYLGEQPPVRRLRMGAPDAARLFELEDLPLTWQGGEQLREIAHRLRDYRARPSDIPSGLNAELRAYQHEGLSWMQTLREVGASGILADDMGLGKTLQSLAHILLEKQAGRLTTPALVIMPTSLIPNWLDEAERFTPELRVLALHGASRRKAFAKIAEHDLILTTYALLPRDAEKLAQHEYHLLILDEAQNIKNAGTKAAQAARHLRARNRLCLTGTPLENHLGELWSLFHFLLPGWLGDARQFSIDYRTPIERHGDQARLAHLAARIRPFLLRRTKEQVASELPPKSEFIQHIELSEAQRDLYETVRLALDRKVRDEIARRGLARSRIIILEALLKLRQVCCDIRLVNKEAPPPTGKSARAVTSGKLVYLLDMLEELLAEGRRVLVFSQFTSMLALIGEALAERNLEYALLTGDTRDRRAPVKNFQEGHVPLFLISLKAGGVGLNLTAADTVIHYDPWWNPAAENQASDRAYRIGQDKPVFVYKLIARGTVEEKIQLLQRDKAALAAGILEGSTGDWQLDDADIDALFAPLPKAV